From Xenopus tropicalis strain Nigerian chromosome 3, UCB_Xtro_10.0, whole genome shotgun sequence, the proteins below share one genomic window:
- the ube2q2 gene encoding ubiquitin-conjugating enzyme E2 Q2, with product MSVSGLKAELRLLESIFGKEHERFRIVSWRLDELHCVFIQSTGGALTIHCNITESYPSSAPIWFVESDDPNLTSVLERLEDIKKSNTLLLQQLKRLICDLCRLYNLPQHPDVEMLDQPLPTGQNGTTEEVTSEEEEEEDMGEDIEDLDHYDMKEEEPVDGKKSEDEGIEKENLAILEKIRKNQRQDHLNGAVSGSVQASDRLMKELRDIYRSQSYKTGIYSVELVNDSLYEWHVKLLKVDPDSPLHSDLLVLKEKEGVECILLNFSFKDNFPFDPPFVRVVSPVLSGGYVLGGGALCMELLTKQGWSSAYSIESVIMQINATLVKGKARVQFGANKNQYNLARAQQSYKSLVQIHEKNGWYTPPKEDG from the exons ATGTCGGTGTCTGGGCTGAAGGCCGAGCTGCGGCTCCTCGAGTCCATTTTCGGAAAGGAGCACGAACGGTTCCGGATCGTCAGCTGGAGGCTGGACGAGCTACACTGTGTTTTTATCCAAAGTACGGGGGGAGCTCTCACTATCCACTGCAACATCACG GAATCCTACCCTTCCTCAGCACCAATATGGTTTGTGGAATCAGATGACCCGAACCTGACCTCGGTTTTGGAACGCTTGGAGGACATTAAGAAAAGCAATACTTTG CTTCTCCAGCAGTTGAAGCGATTAATCTGTGATCTGTGCAGATTGTACAACTTACCACAGCATCCTGATGTGGAAATGCTTGACCAGCCTCTTCCCACTGGACAG aATGGAACTACAGAGGAAGTCACATctgaagaggaagaggaggaagacATGGGCGAG GACAtagaagacctggatcattatgACATGAAGGAGGAAGAGCCAGTTGATGGCAAGaagtcagaagatgaaggcatTGAGAAAGAGAATCTAGCCATTTTAGAAAAAATCAGAAAGAATCAAAGGCAAGATCACCTGAAT GGTGCGGTTTCTGGATCCGTCCAAGCTTCCGATCGTCTTATGAAAGAGCTCAGGGATATATACAGGTCACAGAGTTACAAAACAG gAATTTATTCAGTGGAGCTTGTAAATGACAGCTTGTATGAATGGCACGTTAAGCTTCTTAA ggttgacccagacagcccactCCACAGTGACCTTTTGGTCCTAAAAGAGAAGGAAGGAGTAGAGTGTATTTTActaaacttctcctttaaagataactTTCCGTTTGACCCTCCATTTGTTAGAGTCGTCTCTCCAGTACTTTCTGGCGG gtatgtCCTGGGAGGTGGAGCTCTCTGCATGGAGCTGTTAACGAAACAG GGCTGGAGTAGTGCCTATTCAATAGAGTCTGTAATCATGCAGATTAATGCTACCCTAGTGAAGGGCAAGGCACGTGTGCAGTTTGGTGCAAACAAG AATCAGTATAATCTTGCTCGAGCACAGCAATCCTACAAATCACTAGTACAGATCCATGAGAAGAATG GCTGGTACACTCCTCCTAAAGAAGATGGTTAA